In one window of Eggerthella guodeyinii DNA:
- a CDS encoding carbohydrate kinase family protein: MVSSRSAVLAVGAIMVDMVCQVPRLPRSGEGIVVQESHATVGGCAFNSANVLRQLGAPHELFAPVGSGIFAGFVQRELDARGLAAPRFAERDSGGCVCFVEPGGERTMVTMPGIERFFERSWFQRVDASRFCCGFASGYEVEGAGGDAIIAFFEDHPSVQFYYAPGPRIEGVGSDAEKTARINALHPVWHLNDQEALAYTGCATVDEAGFAVAAECGNAVVITAGAEGAHLFEGGRHVRVPALPVEVVDTIGAGDAHLGALTAARAAGRTWEDALALANRVAGAVCGVRGATLPDHVFEQRGIRL, encoded by the coding sequence ATGGTGTCGTCCCGGTCCGCCGTGCTGGCGGTGGGCGCGATCATGGTGGATATGGTGTGCCAGGTGCCGCGCCTGCCGCGGTCGGGCGAGGGGATCGTGGTGCAGGAGTCGCATGCCACGGTGGGCGGTTGCGCGTTCAACTCCGCGAACGTGCTGCGGCAGCTCGGCGCGCCGCACGAGCTGTTCGCCCCGGTGGGCAGCGGCATCTTCGCCGGGTTCGTGCAGCGCGAGCTGGATGCGCGCGGGCTCGCGGCGCCGCGCTTCGCCGAGCGCGACAGCGGCGGCTGCGTGTGCTTCGTGGAGCCGGGCGGCGAGCGCACGATGGTCACGATGCCCGGCATCGAGCGCTTCTTCGAGCGCTCGTGGTTCCAGCGTGTGGACGCGTCGCGGTTCTGCTGCGGGTTCGCCAGCGGCTACGAGGTCGAGGGTGCGGGCGGCGATGCGATCATCGCGTTCTTCGAAGATCACCCGTCCGTCCAGTTCTACTACGCGCCCGGCCCGCGCATCGAAGGCGTGGGATCCGACGCGGAGAAGACGGCGCGCATCAACGCACTGCATCCCGTGTGGCACCTCAACGACCAGGAGGCGCTTGCGTACACGGGTTGCGCCACGGTGGACGAGGCGGGGTTCGCGGTGGCAGCGGAGTGCGGAAACGCGGTGGTGATCACGGCGGGTGCGGAAGGCGCGCACCTGTTCGAGGGCGGTCGGCACGTGAGGGTGCCGGCGCTGCCGGTTGAGGTGGTGGACACCATCGGCGCGGGCGATGCGCACCTGGGCGCGCTCACGGCGGCGCGCGCGGCGGGGCGGACCTGGGAAGACGCGCTCGCGTTGGCGAACCGCGTGGCCGGTGCGGTGTGCGGCGTGCGTGGCGCGACGCTTCCCGACCACGTGTTCGAGCAGAGGGGAATTCGGTTGTAG
- the rarD gene encoding EamA family transporter RarD codes for MEDVAVRDSRSERIGFLQGVGCHLVWGIMPVYWKLLSAVPALEVLSWRMVWSCVFVVLLCAFVKRTRFLHLLRDPRAVGTFLASGLIVTCNWGVYIWAANSGHLLETSIGYYLCPLCNIAFGLFVFKERLTPMQKVATVLAAAGVAYFMIVHGGDVWIALVLALSFSAYGAVKKKGGYPALPGMALESLLTGLLGAAALAVGALAPWMWSLVPATPDFIAVASPTLDFALLVGCGLLTAIPLLLYSAAANRISMTVLGFIQYVSPTIALVLAVAFFGEQFTPAHAVCFALIWCGIAAVGVESWLAKRREARAEQREGDPRESAA; via the coding sequence ATGGAAGACGTCGCGGTTCGAGACAGCCGGTCCGAGCGGATCGGCTTTTTGCAGGGCGTCGGCTGCCACCTGGTGTGGGGCATCATGCCGGTCTATTGGAAGCTGCTGTCGGCCGTTCCGGCGCTCGAGGTGCTGTCGTGGCGCATGGTGTGGTCGTGCGTGTTCGTGGTGCTGCTGTGCGCGTTCGTGAAGCGGACGCGGTTCCTCCATCTGCTGCGCGACCCGCGCGCGGTGGGCACGTTCCTCGCGTCGGGGCTGATCGTCACGTGCAACTGGGGCGTGTACATCTGGGCCGCGAACAGCGGGCATCTGCTTGAGACGAGCATCGGCTACTACCTGTGCCCGCTGTGCAACATCGCGTTCGGCCTGTTCGTGTTCAAGGAACGGCTGACGCCCATGCAGAAGGTGGCCACGGTGCTGGCTGCTGCGGGCGTGGCGTACTTCATGATCGTGCACGGCGGCGACGTGTGGATCGCGCTGGTCCTGGCGCTGTCGTTCAGCGCGTACGGCGCGGTGAAGAAGAAGGGCGGTTACCCGGCGCTGCCCGGCATGGCGCTGGAGTCGCTGCTCACGGGACTGCTGGGTGCGGCGGCGTTGGCGGTGGGCGCGCTTGCCCCCTGGATGTGGAGCCTCGTGCCCGCCACACCAGATTTCATCGCGGTCGCGTCGCCGACGCTCGACTTCGCGCTGCTCGTCGGCTGCGGCCTGCTCACCGCCATCCCGCTGCTGCTGTACTCGGCCGCCGCCAACCGCATCTCCATGACGGTGCTCGGGTTCATCCAGTACGTCAGCCCCACGATCGCGCTCGTGCTGGCTGTGGCGTTCTTCGGCGAGCAGTTCACCCCGGCGCATGCCGTGTGCTTCGCGCTCATCTGGTGCGGCATCGCCGCGGTGGGCGTCGAAAGCTGGCTCGCGAAGCGCCGCGAGGCGCGCGCGGAGCAGCGGGAGGGCGACCCGCGCGAAAGCGCGGCGTGA